From Oryza sativa Japonica Group chromosome 4, ASM3414082v1, one genomic window encodes:
- the LOC4336758 gene encoding BTB/POZ domain-containing protein At1g63850, translating into MPASSPSTSTSRSRPLFPKPSPSHLVPHDLASSWCCAPHGHTPTPAAAAASSSPSSQSSSPAAETMDPPPQPPTSYPSSYTKFNSALNAGLLNPMSPPPLPLDKTRSSPTLFDMMANEQDYHPRTAAAIHSIPAPPQQAHPLQPARSMDRQVLLQDRVAELIGSCSPGNQFNDADSSDVRLTLTSKDGLSVTLCVHRHILVAHSRFFAAKLSDRWSKQQRTLPHIVEISDCDDVEVYVETLRLMYCKDLRRRLMREDVSKVLGILKVSAAIVFDAGVLSCLEYLEAAPWAEDDDEKVAALLTQLHLENSGAGEVLKRVSLELAPSAVAEEVEVGSGCNGGGNSGGGEEVLVRLLQVVLEGKDEKARREMKGLVSKMLRENSTSRGGAIGGDLRKESLYSACNGCLRLLHEQFEMAAGGDQSEVAQIARQADNLHWMLDILVERQIAEDFLRTWAMQIELAELHGKVPAIHRYEVSRVTARLFVGVGKGQILVSKEVRCQLLSTWLEPFYEDFGWMRRACKGLDRHLIEDGLANTILTLPLATQQEILLAWFNRFLNSGEDCPNIQRGFEVWWRRAFWKRNGEPEQPPRLRITAICENS; encoded by the exons ATGCCCGcttcctccccttccacctccacctccagatCCAGGCCGTTGTTCCCCAAGCCTTCCCCTTCCCACCTCGTCCCCCACGACCTCGCCTCCTCCTGGTGCTGCGCTCCGCACGGCCAcacccccacccccgccgccgccgctgcctcttcCTCCCCGTCATCCCAATCCAGCTCCCCCGCCGCCGAAACGATGGATcccccgccgcagccgcccaCCTCCTACCCGTCCAGCTACACCAAGTTCAACTCCGCGCTCAACGCCGGCCTCCTCAACCCAatgtccccgccgccgctgccgctcgacAAGACGCGCTCCAGCCCAACCCTCTTCGACATGATGGCCAACGAGCAGGACTACCacccgcgcaccgccgccgccatccactCCATCCCGGCCCCGCCGCAGCAGGCGCACCCGCTGCAGCCCGCCCGCTCCATGGACAGGCAGGTGCTGCTCCAGGATCGCGTCGCCGAGCTCATCGGCAGCTGCAGCCCCGGGAACCAGTTCAACGACGCCGACTCCTCCGACGTCCGCCTCACCCTCACCTCCAAGGATGGCCTCTCCGTCACGCTCTGCGTGCACCGCCACATACTCGTCGCCCACAGCAGGTTCTTCGCCGCCAAGCTCTCCGACCGCTGGTCCAAGCAGCAGAGGACGTTGCCGCACATCGTTGAGATCTCCGACTGCGACGATGTCGAGGTCTACGTCGAGACGCTGCGGCTCATGTACTGCAAGGATCTCCGCCGGAGGCTCATGAGGGAGGATGTGAGCAAGGTCCTCGGCATTCTAAAG GTGTCCGCGGCCATTGTGTTCGACGCTGGGGTCCTGTCTTGCTTGGAGTATTTAGAGGCAGCTCCGTGGGCGGAGGATGACGATGAGAAGGTGGCGGCATTGTTGACACAGCTGCACCTCGAGAACTCGGGCGCTGGGGAGGTGCTTAAGAGGGTCTCACTGGAGTTGGCTCCCTCGGCAGTGGCTGAAGAGGTGGAGGTCGGCAGTGGTTGCAATGGTGGTGGCAATTCaggtggtggggaggaggtgTTAGTGAGGCTCCTGCAGGTCGTCCTGGAAGGGAAGGACGAGAAGGCAAGGAGGGAGATGAAGGGGCTGGTTTCCAAAATGCTCAGGGAGAACAGCACATCGCGTGGAGGAGCCATTGGAGGTGACCTCCGGAAGGAGTCACTGTATTCGGCGTGCAATGGCTGCTTGCGCCTGCTGCATGAACAATTTGAGATGGCTGCAGGGGGTGACCAATCTGAGGTAGCGCAGATTGCCAGGCAGGCTGACAACCTTCACTGGATGCTTGACATCCTTGTCGAACGCCAGATTGCCGAGGATTTCTTGAGGACGTGGGCAATGCAGATTGAGTTGGCAGAGTTGCATGGCAAGGTGCCAGCAATACACCGCTATGAAGTTAGCCGAGTGACGGCAAGACTCTTTGTTGGGGTTGGCAAGGGACAGATCTTGGTGTCCAAGGAGGTCCGTTGTCAACTCTTGAGTACTTGGTTAGAACCATTCTATGAAGACTTTGGATGGATGAGGCGAGCCTGCAAGGGGCTTGACCGGCATTTGATTGAGGATGGACTGGCAAACACCATCCTGACACTGCCGCTAGCAACTCAGCAGGAGATCTTGCTGGCATGGTTCAATCGGTTCCTGAACTCTGGGGAGGACTGCCCAAATATTCAGAGAGGATTCGAGGTATGGTGGCGGCGTGCCTTCTGGAAAAGAAACGGTGAACCCGAGCAACCACCTCGTTTGAGGATCACAGCAATCTGTGAGAATTCTTGA